The Erythrobacter sp. Alg231-14 genome has a segment encoding these proteins:
- a CDS encoding alpha-galactosidase codes for MNHSSDNTPAGENAASAAYYELRAAGTFLAIEATPSHRPIIVYAGPDIAGATASDLTLLSSSQHAPGSASVPVPASIMNELGGGMSGPAGFTGHRDGRDWEVYLRVANVETHDSNRIIIHCEDARLRLAATHTFTIDPATGILTANTQIENLSDAIFEIDWCAALCLPFNPELSRFLSFTGRWSGEFHIEEIPAFQGSILRENTRGRTSHDVFPGGILAAPETTQTSGPAAAFHLAWSGNHRMRVDRHNDGRGFVQLGALNCPGEVRLAAQETYRTPDMLVAWSNHGFNGASHAFHDHIAVNAIDARSQTKPRPVHYNTWEAVYFLHDEATLIELAENAAKVGAERFVLDDGWFGGRRHDAAGLGDWFVSKDVYPDGLHPLVNRVRELGMEFGLWFEPEMVNPDSDLYRAHPDWVLHASGVDAVPFRGQMTLDLTKDAVFDYLFSAIGDCVTEYAIDYIKWDMNRDTHHPASDGVLSGGRAAMHHQTEAVYRLMRALRDAHPQLEIESCSSGGARADFGVLRHTDRVWTSDNNDARQRQVIQRGASHFFPLRVLGSHVGPKRCHITGRRFTMAFRVATAVFGHMGMELDLRQENPADLAVLKAGIALYKNHRALIHHGRFWRLDTTPETNAVGCVSTDHKEALFSYAKLDTEVATHPRRLRFVGLDPAMQYRIRIVWPDRNPSISTPSIIDAVDLMGDGAVFSGSTLMEFGVVPPLIFPDTCLFYHLKSED; via the coding sequence ATGAACCATTCGAGCGACAACACCCCAGCCGGCGAGAACGCAGCGAGCGCTGCATACTACGAATTGCGCGCCGCCGGGACATTTCTGGCGATCGAAGCGACCCCATCGCACCGACCGATTATCGTTTATGCCGGACCGGATATCGCCGGGGCCACCGCTTCGGATCTGACCCTGCTCTCCAGCAGCCAACATGCACCCGGCAGCGCATCTGTTCCAGTTCCTGCGTCGATTATGAATGAATTGGGCGGCGGTATGTCGGGTCCGGCGGGTTTCACCGGGCACCGCGATGGCCGCGATTGGGAAGTGTATCTGCGCGTCGCCAATGTCGAAACACACGACAGCAATCGCATCATCATTCACTGCGAAGACGCCCGATTGAGATTGGCCGCCACCCACACATTCACCATCGATCCGGCCACCGGCATTTTGACGGCGAACACTCAGATCGAAAACCTCAGCGATGCAATCTTCGAAATCGATTGGTGCGCCGCTCTATGTCTACCCTTCAATCCTGAACTCAGTCGCTTTTTGAGTTTCACCGGGCGATGGTCGGGCGAATTCCACATTGAGGAAATCCCCGCCTTTCAAGGAAGCATCCTGCGCGAGAACACCCGTGGCCGTACCAGCCACGATGTGTTTCCCGGCGGGATCCTGGCTGCACCAGAAACCACTCAAACATCCGGCCCCGCCGCCGCATTCCACCTTGCATGGAGCGGCAATCACCGGATGCGGGTGGATCGACACAATGACGGACGCGGTTTCGTTCAATTGGGCGCATTGAATTGCCCCGGCGAAGTTCGATTGGCCGCGCAGGAAACCTATCGCACGCCCGACATGCTCGTCGCGTGGTCCAACCACGGTTTTAACGGTGCTTCCCATGCGTTTCACGATCACATCGCTGTGAACGCAATCGACGCCCGCAGTCAGACCAAGCCTCGCCCGGTCCATTACAACACATGGGAAGCGGTCTATTTCCTGCATGATGAGGCGACCCTGATCGAATTGGCCGAAAACGCCGCCAAAGTGGGCGCGGAACGGTTCGTGCTGGACGATGGATGGTTTGGTGGGCGCCGCCACGATGCCGCCGGGTTGGGCGATTGGTTCGTGTCGAAAGATGTCTATCCCGACGGATTGCACCCCTTGGTGAATCGGGTGCGGGAATTGGGCATGGAATTTGGCCTTTGGTTTGAACCGGAAATGGTCAATCCCGATAGCGACCTTTACCGCGCGCATCCCGATTGGGTTTTGCACGCGAGCGGCGTCGATGCCGTGCCGTTTCGCGGTCAAATGACGCTCGATCTGACGAAAGACGCGGTGTTCGATTATTTGTTCAGTGCGATTGGCGATTGCGTGACCGAATACGCGATCGATTACATCAAATGGGACATGAATCGCGACACCCATCACCCCGCCAGCGATGGCGTGTTGAGCGGCGGAAGAGCGGCAATGCATCACCAAACAGAGGCGGTGTATCGATTGATGCGAGCGTTGCGCGACGCGCATCCTCAACTTGAAATTGAAAGTTGTTCTTCGGGCGGTGCGCGCGCCGATTTTGGCGTCTTGCGCCACACTGACCGCGTATGGACATCCGACAACAACGACGCGCGACAACGGCAAGTGATCCAACGCGGTGCGTCTCACTTCTTCCCATTGCGTGTCTTGGGCAGCCATGTGGGGCCCAAACGGTGTCATATCACTGGGCGGCGATTCACTATGGCGTTCCGCGTGGCGACGGCCGTGTTTGGTCACATGGGGATGGAGCTGGATTTACGTCAGGAAAACCCCGCCGACCTCGCCGTGTTGAAAGCCGGCATTGCGCTCTATAAAAACCATCGGGCATTGATCCATCACGGGCGGTTTTGGCGGCTCGACACAACGCCGGAAACCAATGCCGTGGGTTGTGTATCGACGGATCACAAAGAGGCGCTGTTCTCTTACGCAAAATTGGACACCGAGGTTGCAACGCATCCACGCCGGCTGCGTTTCGTGGGGCTGGACCCGGCGATGCAATATCGCATCCGCATCGTCTGGCCCGATCGCAATCCATCGATCAGCACGCCGTCCATCATTGATGCGGTCGATTTGATGGGGGATGGCGCGGTGTTCTCTGGGTCGACATTGATGGAGTTTGGTGTTGTGCCCCCGTTGATTTTCCCTGACACGTGCCTGTTCTATCATCTCAAATCCGAGGACTAG
- a CDS encoding galactose-1-phosphate uridylyltransferase has product MTATIPLARSIGGRPVHRRDFEKADGRMLRLYGREHHVLEPSLQSADDLAQGGELRYHPLRNEWNVYAAHRQNRTFKPSAADDPLAPTVPGGPETEIPFSDFELAVFENKFAAFHPSASQAATLAGINAEPARGACDVVVYDPAGSGNLHSIGADRRQVLIAALIDRYEALFAAGCQYVLPFENRGDEVGVTLHHPHGQIYGFERVPLVQQRAVDAFAAGYDLSAEITAAMPDYGLAEAGGVAAFVPRFARFPFEVWVAPRACRAGPWACTDEELEGLAAMMGEVTRRYDAIFQQPAATMMALHAAPNAGTKGYHFSVQFYPLLRAPGRVKYLASVEQHTGVFTVDVMPETAVKALRDVG; this is encoded by the coding sequence TTGACTGCAACCATCCCGCTCGCCCGCTCAATCGGCGGTCGCCCAGTGCACCGGCGCGATTTCGAAAAGGCCGATGGTCGGATGCTCCGGCTTTATGGGCGGGAACACCATGTTCTAGAACCGTCCCTGCAATCGGCCGATGATCTCGCCCAAGGGGGGGAGCTGCGCTATCATCCGCTGCGCAACGAATGGAATGTTTATGCCGCCCATCGGCAGAACCGGACATTCAAGCCGTCCGCCGCCGATGATCCCCTGGCCCCTACTGTACCCGGCGGTCCGGAAACTGAGATCCCGTTTTCCGATTTTGAATTGGCGGTTTTCGAAAACAAATTTGCCGCTTTCCATCCATCCGCATCACAAGCGGCGACGTTGGCCGGGATAAACGCGGAACCGGCGCGCGGCGCCTGCGATGTGGTGGTTTACGATCCGGCCGGATCAGGCAACCTCCATTCGATCGGCGCGGATCGCAGACAGGTTCTGATTGCGGCATTGATCGACCGATATGAGGCCTTGTTCGCGGCCGGATGCCAGTATGTCCTGCCGTTTGAAAATCGCGGCGATGAAGTTGGCGTCACCCTGCACCATCCCCATGGCCAGATTTACGGATTTGAACGGGTTCCATTGGTGCAGCAACGGGCGGTGGATGCATTTGCCGCTGGCTATGACTTATCCGCTGAAATCACCGCTGCGATGCCCGATTATGGATTGGCCGAAGCGGGCGGCGTGGCCGCATTTGTTCCACGATTTGCGCGTTTCCCATTCGAAGTGTGGGTTGCGCCGCGCGCTTGTAGAGCCGGACCGTGGGCCTGCACCGACGAGGAATTGGAAGGGCTCGCCGCGATGATGGGTGAAGTGACGCGGCGATACGACGCGATCTTCCAACAACCCGCCGCGACGATGATGGCGCTTCATGCAGCGCCCAATGCCGGAACAAAGGGATACCATTTCTCAGTACAATTTTACCCGCTTTTGCGGGCGCCGGGGCGGGTAAAATATCTTGCTTCGGTGGAACAACACACCGGTGTGTTCACCGTTGACGTGATGCCGGAAACGGCGGTTAAGGCGCTACGCGATGTCGGGTAA
- the galK gene encoding galactokinase translates to MSGKMVHASAPGRVNLIGEHIDYNGGMVLPAALSIGLEVDLTPRDDRSITVAANAYDTVANRGLDQAASEHWSDPAVGAVQRAHALKLIDGGADIAIRSTIPQGSGLSSSAALIVAILKAARASHGSDISNTQIAVEARRVENEYMGVPCGIMDQMAVSLATPGTAMALNTTSLDHSLVALPKDHAIVVVHSGLTRKLTDGRYGALKGECDTAKAHFGTDDLCALNPDDIATSDLADPFRKRALHCATEHRRVLDAIDALKSGDIAALGAAMNQSHVSMRDDFEMSLPAIDALVADAVALGADGARLTGGGFGGCIVAVVAKDRHDAWLNQLLGRHTGARFIGAV, encoded by the coding sequence ATGTCGGGTAAAATGGTGCATGCTTCCGCCCCAGGGCGGGTCAATTTGATCGGCGAACACATTGATTACAATGGCGGAATGGTCTTACCAGCGGCCCTATCCATCGGTTTGGAGGTTGATCTAACGCCGCGCGATGATCGATCGATCACTGTGGCGGCCAACGCATACGATACCGTCGCAAACCGCGGTTTGGATCAAGCGGCATCGGAACATTGGTCGGATCCGGCGGTGGGCGCAGTCCAACGCGCGCATGCCCTCAAACTGATTGATGGCGGTGCGGATATCGCCATCCGGTCAACCATACCGCAAGGATCCGGCCTATCCTCCTCCGCCGCTTTGATCGTGGCCATTTTAAAAGCAGCCCGTGCGTCCCACGGATCAGACATATCCAACACCCAAATCGCGGTCGAGGCCCGGCGCGTTGAGAACGAATATATGGGGGTGCCGTGCGGGATCATGGATCAAATGGCGGTTTCCTTAGCCACTCCGGGAACGGCCATGGCGCTCAACACGACATCGCTAGACCACAGCCTTGTCGCGCTGCCGAAAGATCACGCCATTGTCGTGGTGCATTCGGGCCTCACGCGGAAATTGACCGATGGGCGTTATGGCGCGTTGAAAGGGGAATGCGACACAGCAAAGGCGCATTTCGGAACCGATGACCTATGCGCGTTGAACCCGGATGACATTGCCACGTCAGATTTGGCCGATCCGTTTCGCAAACGCGCATTGCATTGCGCGACCGAACATCGTCGAGTTTTGGACGCAATAGATGCATTGAAGTCGGGCGATATCGCGGCATTGGGCGCGGCCATGAACCAAAGCCACGTTTCGATGCGCGACGATTTTGAGATGTCTCTACCGGCGATTGACGCCTTGGTCGCCGATGCAGTCGCATTGGGCGCAGATGGCGCGCGATTGACCGGCGGCGGGTTTGGCGGATGCATAGTTGCCGTTGTTGCCAAGGATCGGCACGATGCATGGCTGAACCAATTGTTGGGCCGTCATACGGGCGCCCGATTTATCGGCGCAGTTTGA